A part of Marinomonas rhizomae genomic DNA contains:
- the tsaD gene encoding tRNA (adenosine(37)-N6)-threonylcarbamoyltransferase complex transferase subunit TsaD, translating into MKVLGLETSCDETGIAIYDTENGLLAHKIYSQIAQHAEYGGVVPELASRDHVRKTLPLIDEVLQEAGMKKSELDAIAYTSGPGLVGALMAGATIGRSLAYALGIPALGVHHMEGHLLAPMLEESQPAMPFIALLVSGGHTQLVRVDGIGEYRLLGQSLDDAAGEAFDKAAKMIGLPYPGGPQIAALAKKGDPKSGLKFPRPMTDRPGLDFSFSGLKTAFLTAVHDALDNDRCDEQFKADAALAFETAVVDTLVIKCRRALEAEGLKQLIIAGGVSANQRLREQLESQLKKIKASVFYARPEFCTDNGAMIAYAGAQRLVNGQSSELSLSIRARWPLSELPSLKES; encoded by the coding sequence ATGAAAGTATTGGGATTAGAAACCTCTTGTGACGAGACAGGTATCGCGATTTACGATACTGAAAATGGCTTGTTGGCCCACAAGATTTATTCTCAAATAGCGCAGCATGCTGAGTACGGTGGTGTGGTGCCTGAATTAGCGTCTCGTGATCATGTTCGTAAGACCTTGCCTCTTATTGATGAAGTATTACAAGAAGCGGGAATGAAAAAGTCAGAATTGGATGCGATTGCTTATACCAGTGGCCCAGGTTTGGTTGGTGCTTTGATGGCTGGCGCCACAATTGGTCGCTCTTTAGCGTATGCGTTAGGTATTCCTGCTTTGGGTGTGCATCACATGGAAGGTCATCTTTTAGCACCTATGTTAGAAGAGTCTCAACCAGCGATGCCGTTTATTGCTTTACTGGTTTCTGGTGGGCACACTCAATTGGTTCGAGTGGATGGTATTGGTGAATATCGTTTATTAGGTCAATCACTTGATGATGCCGCTGGTGAGGCCTTTGATAAAGCGGCAAAAATGATAGGTTTACCTTACCCCGGTGGCCCACAGATAGCTGCCTTGGCAAAAAAGGGTGATCCAAAGTCAGGGTTGAAATTCCCTCGCCCTATGACTGATCGCCCAGGCTTGGATTTTAGTTTTAGTGGTTTGAAAACGGCGTTTTTGACGGCCGTTCATGATGCATTGGATAACGATCGTTGTGATGAGCAGTTTAAAGCGGATGCCGCATTAGCGTTTGAAACTGCAGTGGTTGATACCTTGGTAATTAAATGTCGTCGAGCTTTGGAAGCGGAAGGGCTGAAACAACTAATTATTGCCGGTGGCGTAAGTGCAAATCAGCGCTTACGTGAACAGCTTGAAAGCCAGTTGAAAAAAATTAAGGCCAGTGTGTTCTATGCGCGACCAGAATTTTGTACCGATAATGGTGCTATGATCGCTTATGCAGGTGCGCAGCGTTTAGTAAATGGTCAATCTTCGGAATTGAGTTTATCGATACGTGCCCGCTGGCCTTTGTCTGAATTGCCATCTTTGAAGGAATCTTAA
- the rpsU gene encoding 30S ribosomal protein S21, with the protein MPAVKVKDNEPFDIALRRFKRSCEKAGVLAEVRRRECYEKPTTLRKRAAAAAVKRHAKKVSREQKKFQRLY; encoded by the coding sequence ATGCCAGCTGTAAAAGTAAAAGATAACGAACCATTTGACATCGCTCTACGTCGCTTCAAACGCTCTTGTGAAAAAGCAGGTGTTTTGGCTGAAGTTCGTCGTCGTGAATGCTACGAAAAACCAACTACTCTTCGCAAACGTGCTGCAGCCGCTGCTGTTAAACGTCACGCTAAGAAAGTTTCTCGTGAGCAGAAGAAATTTCAACGTTTGTACTAG
- a CDS encoding GatB/YqeY domain-containing protein, with amino-acid sequence MSELKKHISDTLKTAMRAKEKQRVTVIRTILSECKKIEVDERIELDDARVLAVLDKMNKQRKDSYQQFIDGGREDLAVVEKEEMVIISEFLPTPLTDDEVGEIVKAAIAETGASSMQQMGAVMAIVKPQVQGRADMAQISKQVKAQLG; translated from the coding sequence ATGTCAGAATTAAAAAAACACATCTCAGACACACTAAAAACAGCGATGCGCGCCAAAGAAAAACAGCGTGTGACCGTAATTCGCACCATTTTATCTGAATGTAAAAAAATTGAAGTCGATGAACGCATTGAGCTAGATGATGCACGCGTATTGGCCGTGTTAGATAAAATGAACAAGCAGCGCAAAGACTCCTACCAACAGTTCATTGACGGTGGCCGCGAAGATCTAGCCGTAGTCGAAAAAGAAGAGATGGTAATCATTAGTGAATTTTTGCCAACGCCATTGACTGATGATGAAGTCGGTGAGATTGTTAAAGCTGCAATTGCAGAAACGGGTGCCAGCTCCATGCAACAAATGGGCGCTGTTATGGCCATTGTAAAACCTCAAGTACAAGGCCGTGCCGACATGGCACAGATCAGCAAACAAGTGAAAGCACAATTAGGCTAA
- the dnaG gene encoding DNA primase codes for MAGRIPDQFIDELLARTDLTDVVASRISLKKTGQNYSALCPFHNEKSPSFSLNPNKQFYYCFGCGAGGNAISFVMEHDHVDFVDAIETLAKDAGMEVPREQGAPDRYEQNAELLKRLSESSQFYQQQLTQHPDKKKATDYLSKDRGLSGQIAKVFGLGYAPAGWDNLLKKVGTRAESQEQLFLGGMLIEKKDQPGHYYDRFRDRIIFPIRDSRGRVIAFGGRAFGDEKPKYLNSPETPVFQKSQELYGLFEAKQNTPVLDQIIVVEGYMDVIVLAQHGITNAVATLGTSVNSQHIRKLFKLVSKVVLCFDGDKAGRSAAIRGLEASLPVMQDEKQVRFLFLPEGEDPDSLVRKEGKEAFNHRLDDASSLSHVLFDHARNQVTLGDEEGEAQFARNAMEMIKQIPKELTFRSVLIRQLSDQSGIDSETLGNTVFKTRRQHIPTEGHELTPQSHTQQVQHFDGDTPDLSHYDYEPSHGGYDDFHHDDYNAPAAQPKTQGSFKKPFGKKPFSKGKFYNDEPALPPAAPSLSRIKQASLCLLLHPHIAKDIDLPDPLVNQANEELQIFCKIWRYFAKHPNKNTGHLLGEITDPATISSIYALLNHQDATTKQKITNAQQEVLDMVLALEKNLGLNSSIARLKSQGNESIKDNSSKQELRNLMDLIRQKKH; via the coding sequence ATGGCGGGACGCATTCCTGATCAGTTTATAGATGAGCTACTCGCTCGAACCGACTTAACCGACGTGGTTGCGTCTCGTATTAGCTTAAAAAAAACCGGGCAAAATTACAGTGCCCTCTGCCCCTTTCATAATGAAAAAAGCCCTTCTTTTAGCTTAAACCCCAACAAGCAATTTTATTACTGCTTTGGCTGTGGCGCCGGCGGTAACGCCATTTCATTTGTGATGGAACATGATCATGTAGACTTCGTCGATGCGATTGAAACCCTCGCCAAAGACGCTGGTATGGAAGTTCCGAGAGAACAAGGCGCGCCAGATAGATACGAGCAAAACGCAGAGCTACTTAAACGCCTTTCTGAAAGCTCACAGTTTTATCAGCAACAATTAACACAGCACCCTGATAAGAAAAAGGCCACCGACTATTTATCCAAAGACCGTGGGTTATCAGGTCAAATCGCCAAAGTATTTGGCTTAGGGTATGCTCCAGCAGGATGGGATAACCTCCTCAAAAAGGTAGGTACTCGTGCAGAAAGCCAAGAACAATTATTTCTTGGCGGCATGTTGATTGAAAAAAAAGATCAACCAGGTCATTACTACGACCGCTTTCGTGATCGAATTATTTTTCCTATACGTGATTCGCGAGGTCGAGTTATTGCCTTTGGTGGGCGTGCATTTGGCGATGAAAAACCCAAATACCTAAACTCTCCAGAAACGCCAGTTTTTCAAAAAAGCCAAGAACTTTACGGTTTGTTTGAGGCAAAGCAAAACACGCCTGTACTCGATCAAATTATTGTGGTCGAAGGCTATATGGATGTCATAGTGCTAGCCCAACACGGCATTACCAATGCGGTCGCCACACTAGGAACATCCGTAAATAGCCAACACATACGCAAATTATTTAAACTAGTTAGCAAGGTTGTACTTTGCTTTGATGGCGATAAAGCTGGCCGCTCAGCCGCTATACGAGGCCTAGAAGCCTCCCTTCCTGTTATGCAAGATGAAAAACAGGTGCGTTTTTTATTCTTGCCAGAGGGCGAAGACCCTGACTCTCTTGTTAGAAAAGAAGGTAAAGAAGCCTTTAACCATCGCTTAGATGACGCATCCTCTTTATCACACGTTCTATTTGATCACGCCCGAAATCAAGTCACCCTTGGCGACGAAGAAGGTGAAGCACAGTTTGCCCGTAATGCCATGGAAATGATCAAACAAATTCCGAAAGAGCTAACTTTTCGCTCGGTATTAATTCGCCAATTAAGCGACCAATCTGGCATAGATAGCGAAACACTAGGCAACACCGTTTTCAAAACTCGCCGCCAACACATACCGACGGAAGGTCACGAGCTAACACCTCAAAGCCATACACAGCAAGTTCAACATTTTGATGGCGACACACCAGACCTAAGCCACTACGATTACGAACCCTCTCATGGTGGTTATGATGATTTTCATCATGACGATTACAACGCACCAGCAGCTCAACCCAAGACACAAGGCTCATTTAAAAAACCATTTGGGAAAAAACCTTTTTCTAAAGGGAAATTCTATAACGACGAGCCCGCACTACCACCTGCAGCGCCGAGTCTCAGTCGAATCAAGCAAGCCTCACTGTGCCTTTTACTGCACCCACACATTGCGAAAGACATTGATTTACCAGACCCATTGGTAAATCAAGCCAATGAAGAGCTGCAGATCTTTTGCAAAATATGGAGATATTTCGCAAAACACCCTAATAAAAACACGGGACATCTGTTAGGTGAAATAACAGATCCAGCCACAATATCGTCTATTTACGCACTATTAAACCACCAAGATGCAACAACCAAGCAAAAAATCACCAATGCGCAACAAGAAGTTCTTGATATGGTTTTAGCATTAGAAAAAAATCTTGGATTAAATAGCAGCATTGCACGGTTGAAAAGTCAGGGGAACGAATCCATAAAGGATAATAGCAGCAAGCAAGAACTGCGAAATTTAATGGATTTAATTAGACAGAAAAAACATTAA
- the rpoD gene encoding RNA polymerase sigma factor RpoD, which produces MPDTQQSRLKELISKGKEQGYLTFSEVNDHLPDDLSDPEQVEEIIAMINDMGITVSEVAPDKDNLLMEEGDATDEAAAEEAAAALAAVEGDITRTTDPVRMYMREMGTVELLTRAGEIAIAKRIEEGTREVMAAISYFPGAVDVLLDAYAKVQEEEGRLSDIFSGFIDGDGEEPVFEEAVTEEPAIEEDTVDSDDDDDDSEDSEEETDNGPDPEETALRFNDISRIYEELKVLLANSNRQDPAVKSKQEELSISFAPIKLVPKLFDDLIDRVRSRMEKVRDQERLIMQVCVRKAGMPRTEFLKRFPSNETNPDWLKEQIASGADYAASLEENEAEFMRSQRKLRAVSKDTGLTIAELKEINRRISIGETRARRAKKEMVEANLRLVISIAKKYTNRGLQFLDLIQEGNIGLMKAVDKFEYRRGYKFSTYATWWIRQAITRSIADQARTIRIPVHMIETINKLNRISRQMLQEMGREATPEELAARMDMPEDKIRKVLKIAKEPISMETPIGDDEDSHLGDFIEDDGAESPIDIATIEGLRESTTMVLAGLTAREAKVLRMRFGIDMNTDHTLEEVGKQFDVTRERIRQIEAKALRKLRHPSRSEHLRSFLDE; this is translated from the coding sequence ATGCCAGACACTCAACAGTCACGTCTCAAAGAGCTGATCTCCAAGGGTAAAGAACAAGGTTACCTAACTTTTTCCGAAGTTAACGACCACCTCCCTGATGACCTTTCAGACCCGGAGCAAGTAGAAGAAATCATTGCCATGATCAACGACATGGGCATTACGGTTTCTGAAGTTGCACCAGATAAAGATAACCTTCTTATGGAAGAAGGTGACGCTACAGATGAAGCTGCAGCGGAAGAAGCTGCCGCCGCCCTAGCCGCAGTAGAAGGTGATATCACCAGAACAACGGATCCAGTGCGTATGTATATGCGTGAAATGGGTACTGTTGAGCTATTGACTCGTGCGGGCGAAATTGCGATTGCCAAGCGTATCGAAGAAGGCACACGCGAAGTCATGGCGGCTATCTCTTACTTTCCAGGTGCGGTAGACGTACTACTAGATGCTTATGCAAAAGTGCAGGAAGAAGAAGGCCGTCTAAGCGATATATTTAGCGGTTTCATCGATGGCGATGGTGAAGAACCTGTTTTCGAGGAAGCCGTAACAGAAGAGCCTGCGATCGAAGAAGACACTGTAGACAGTGATGACGACGATGATGATTCTGAAGACAGCGAAGAAGAAACCGATAACGGTCCTGATCCTGAAGAAACAGCACTGCGCTTCAATGATATTTCACGCATTTACGAAGAGCTAAAAGTCTTGCTAGCAAATAGCAATCGACAAGATCCAGCGGTAAAGAGCAAGCAAGAAGAATTAAGTATCAGCTTTGCTCCTATCAAGCTTGTACCTAAGCTGTTTGATGATTTAATTGATCGTGTTCGTTCGCGTATGGAAAAAGTACGCGACCAAGAGCGCCTTATCATGCAAGTGTGTGTACGCAAAGCGGGCATGCCAAGAACCGAGTTTTTGAAGCGCTTTCCAAGCAATGAGACAAATCCTGATTGGCTTAAGGAGCAAATTGCTTCTGGTGCTGATTACGCTGCATCTCTTGAAGAAAACGAAGCCGAGTTTATGCGTAGCCAGCGCAAGCTTCGTGCTGTTTCAAAAGACACTGGTCTGACCATCGCAGAACTAAAAGAAATCAACCGTCGCATTTCTATCGGGGAAACTCGAGCTCGTCGAGCTAAGAAAGAAATGGTTGAAGCCAACTTACGTTTGGTTATCTCTATCGCGAAAAAGTACACCAACCGTGGCTTGCAGTTCTTGGATCTTATCCAAGAAGGTAATATTGGCCTGATGAAAGCCGTTGATAAATTTGAATATCGTCGTGGTTATAAGTTCTCGACTTATGCTACTTGGTGGATTCGTCAGGCAATCACTCGCTCTATTGCCGATCAGGCTCGTACAATCCGTATTCCAGTACACATGATTGAAACGATTAACAAACTGAATCGCATCTCTCGTCAGATGCTTCAGGAAATGGGACGCGAAGCAACGCCTGAAGAGTTGGCTGCTCGCATGGACATGCCAGAAGATAAAATTCGTAAAGTTCTTAAGATTGCTAAAGAACCGATCTCAATGGAAACACCAATTGGTGATGATGAAGATTCTCACCTAGGTGACTTTATTGAAGACGATGGTGCTGAATCTCCTATTGATATCGCAACTATTGAAGGCTTACGTGAATCAACAACGATGGTACTTGCTGGTCTAACCGCTCGTGAAGCCAAAGTGTTACGTATGCGTTTCGGTATCGATATGAACACCGACCATACTCTTGAAGAGGTTGGTAAACAGTTCGATGTTACTCGTGAGCGTATTCGTCAAATCGAAGCCAAAGCACTACGCAAACTACGTCACCCTAGCCGTTCAGAGCACCTAAGAAGCTTCTTAGACGAATGA
- a CDS encoding PhoH family protein yields the protein MEKIYVLDTNVLLHDPLAIYAFAEHKVVIPMTVLEELDVIKDRRDKDVSREARVAINTIDKIVGDATPRELQAGVPISTVSNDTDSKRCEGSLAIYPDQQITLTDNVPFLNGNHDHANDNRIINVGLSLQATHPRSSVCLVTKDINMRIKAKGSGLERVEDYRKDKVLDDLDLMSKGYTQFNGSFWSTIESVKTEAHGRHTVHVINKSHLPNIYLNMFVVDDEDFIGFVVNLDQEHVFLLDINKQHLMNQNFWGILPRNLEQAMAFYLLRHDNSDLMVMTGPAGSGKTLLALAYGLQVTMEEKRFNKIIVARSTPPMAEDIGFLPGTEEEKMAPWLAAFDDNLEILHGADEHSFSSIDYVKQKANIQFKSLNFMRGRSFNNALIIIDEAQGLTQFQLKSIVTRVGSNSKIIVLGNLAQIDNKYITPLTSGLTYLVEKTKSFKYASIMHVNGIERSRLAEFAEENL from the coding sequence ATGGAAAAAATCTACGTTCTTGATACCAATGTGTTATTGCACGACCCGTTAGCAATTTATGCTTTTGCCGAACACAAGGTCGTTATCCCTATGACCGTCCTTGAAGAGTTAGATGTCATTAAAGACAGGAGAGACAAAGACGTGAGCCGCGAAGCTCGTGTAGCAATCAACACCATTGATAAGATCGTCGGCGATGCCACACCCCGGGAACTGCAAGCAGGCGTTCCAATCAGCACAGTTAGCAATGACACAGACTCCAAACGCTGTGAAGGCTCTTTAGCTATCTACCCGGACCAACAAATTACCCTCACTGACAACGTACCTTTTTTAAATGGCAATCACGACCACGCCAACGACAATCGCATCATCAATGTTGGACTAAGCCTACAGGCCACTCACCCACGATCTTCTGTTTGCCTTGTAACCAAAGACATCAACATGCGCATCAAAGCAAAAGGCTCTGGGCTAGAGCGCGTAGAAGACTATAGAAAAGACAAGGTTCTCGATGACCTCGACTTAATGAGCAAAGGCTATACCCAGTTCAACGGAAGTTTTTGGTCAACGATAGAAAGTGTAAAAACCGAAGCCCATGGCCGTCACACTGTACACGTCATTAACAAAAGCCATTTACCCAACATCTATTTAAATATGTTTGTGGTTGATGATGAAGATTTTATTGGATTTGTAGTCAATCTTGATCAAGAACACGTCTTTTTGCTTGATATCAACAAGCAACATCTGATGAATCAAAATTTCTGGGGCATACTACCACGCAATCTAGAGCAAGCTATGGCGTTTTATCTATTACGTCACGACAACTCCGACTTAATGGTAATGACAGGTCCAGCAGGCTCAGGCAAAACCCTATTGGCTTTAGCTTATGGACTACAAGTCACTATGGAGGAAAAGCGCTTTAATAAGATCATCGTTGCTAGATCAACTCCACCAATGGCAGAAGATATTGGCTTCTTACCCGGCACAGAAGAAGAGAAGATGGCGCCTTGGCTAGCCGCATTTGATGATAACCTAGAAATATTGCACGGCGCCGACGAGCACTCTTTTAGCAGTATCGATTACGTAAAACAAAAGGCCAACATTCAGTTCAAATCGTTGAACTTCATGCGCGGCCGCTCCTTCAACAACGCTTTAATTATTATCGATGAAGCACAAGGCTTAACACAGTTTCAGCTCAAATCCATCGTAACGCGCGTAGGCAGCAATTCAAAAATCATCGTACTTGGCAACTTGGCACAAATCGATAACAAGTACATAACCCCACTGACATCCGGTTTAACCTATTTAGTCGAAAAAACAAAATCCTTTAAATACGCCAGTATTATGCACGTCAACGGCATAGAACGAAGCCGACTCGCTGAATTTGCTGAAGAGAACCTATAA
- a CDS encoding bifunctional 4-hydroxy-2-oxoglutarate aldolase/2-dehydro-3-deoxy-phosphogluconate aldolase yields the protein MTTSYTAEQVMTATPVVPVIVVDDVAQAVSLGKALVAGGVPVLEVTLRTPAALEAITALRKEVPDAIVGAGTVCSREQYIQAIEAGSQFIISPGMTADLLAVGKEYDVPYLPAVATISDVLLGMEYGYDRFKFFPAEVNGGVKALKAFGGPLPQIKFCPTGGIGADNFREYLALPNVLCVGGSWIVPTDLVRAGKWDEITELAKSVAQ from the coding sequence ATGACCACTTCTTATACTGCAGAGCAAGTAATGACAGCAACGCCTGTTGTCCCTGTAATTGTTGTTGATGATGTTGCGCAGGCTGTATCACTTGGTAAAGCACTTGTTGCTGGCGGTGTACCTGTTTTAGAAGTTACTTTGCGTACACCTGCTGCCTTAGAAGCGATTACTGCGCTTCGTAAGGAAGTGCCTGATGCCATTGTTGGAGCGGGAACAGTGTGTTCACGTGAGCAATATATTCAAGCGATCGAAGCGGGCTCTCAATTTATCATTAGTCCAGGAATGACAGCGGATTTATTGGCGGTAGGCAAAGAGTACGATGTGCCATACTTACCTGCTGTGGCAACGATTTCTGATGTTTTGTTGGGAATGGAATACGGATATGACCGTTTTAAATTTTTCCCAGCAGAAGTGAATGGCGGTGTGAAAGCATTGAAAGCATTTGGTGGTCCATTACCGCAAATTAAATTTTGTCCAACGGGCGGGATTGGTGCTGACAACTTCCGTGAGTATTTAGCATTGCCTAACGTGCTTTGTGTGGGTGGTTCGTGGATTGTCCCAACAGATTTGGTTCGTGCGGGTAAATGGGATGAAATTACTGAATTGGCGAAATCTGTCGCTCAGTAG
- the zwf gene encoding glucose-6-phosphate dehydrogenase, with the protein MKASLKACDVVIFGGGGDLAMRKLLPALFHLDMDGLLAPTTRIIGASRREVSTEEYQTKIRAALDEFVPASIGDEKTWPRFKERLSYVSVDAQQESDFSRLNDHQVGGEDRDVVFYLATSPDLFGSICSSLATHGLNAPRMRVVLEKPLGRDLASSRAINDEVMKNFNEQQAFRIDHYLGKETVQNLLAIRFGNTLFEPLWDSAHIDNVQITVSETVGVEGRWGYYDKAGAMRDMVQNHLIQLLCLVAMEPPGRMDADSVRDEKIKVLKALRPIAGANAYTKTVRGQYAKGMIKGKDVQGYFDEEGSNPNSRTETFVALRADIDNWRWAGVPFYLRTGKRLGQRYSEIVIQYKAVPHSIFSDESNRQLQRNQLIIRLQPEEKISLTVMNKVPGVSEGMVLQPVDLNLSLTEAFNDKRSPEAYERLLLDVMRNDATLFMRYDEVEAAWKWVDGIMSAWNQTSERPKEYASGSWGPAASMALPIKDGRNWHDY; encoded by the coding sequence ATGAAGGCCAGTTTAAAAGCCTGTGATGTTGTAATTTTTGGTGGTGGTGGTGATCTTGCGATGCGTAAATTGCTGCCAGCATTGTTCCATTTGGATATGGATGGTTTACTTGCTCCGACGACCCGCATCATTGGTGCTTCGAGACGAGAAGTAAGCACAGAAGAGTACCAAACTAAAATTCGAGCAGCGCTTGATGAGTTCGTACCTGCAAGTATTGGTGATGAGAAAACATGGCCGCGATTCAAAGAGCGTTTAAGCTATGTTTCTGTTGATGCTCAGCAAGAGTCTGACTTCTCTCGCTTGAATGATCATCAAGTTGGTGGTGAGGATCGTGATGTTGTATTTTACCTTGCCACTTCTCCAGACCTATTCGGCTCTATTTGTTCGTCATTAGCGACTCATGGTTTGAATGCGCCTCGTATGCGTGTTGTTTTAGAAAAGCCACTTGGTCGAGATCTTGCGTCTTCTCGTGCGATAAACGATGAAGTAATGAAGAATTTCAACGAGCAACAAGCGTTCCGTATCGATCACTACCTAGGCAAAGAAACGGTACAAAATCTGTTGGCGATTCGCTTTGGTAACACACTTTTCGAACCTTTGTGGGACAGTGCACACATTGATAACGTGCAGATTACCGTATCGGAAACTGTTGGTGTTGAAGGGCGCTGGGGTTATTACGATAAAGCCGGTGCAATGCGTGACATGGTGCAAAACCATTTGATCCAGCTATTGTGCTTGGTGGCGATGGAGCCTCCTGGTCGAATGGACGCAGACTCTGTCCGAGATGAAAAAATCAAAGTGCTGAAAGCGCTGCGTCCAATTGCGGGTGCAAATGCTTACACTAAAACCGTTCGTGGCCAATATGCGAAAGGTATGATCAAAGGCAAAGATGTTCAAGGTTACTTTGATGAAGAGGGGAGTAACCCTAATTCAAGAACTGAGACATTTGTGGCTTTGCGCGCTGATATTGATAACTGGCGCTGGGCTGGCGTACCTTTCTACCTAAGAACTGGGAAGCGTCTGGGGCAGCGTTATTCTGAGATTGTTATTCAGTATAAAGCGGTTCCACACAGCATCTTTAGTGATGAAAGTAACCGTCAACTTCAGCGTAACCAATTGATTATCCGTCTTCAGCCAGAAGAGAAGATCTCTTTAACTGTGATGAATAAGGTTCCTGGCGTGAGTGAAGGAATGGTTCTTCAACCAGTTGATTTGAACTTGAGTTTGACGGAAGCATTTAACGATAAACGTAGTCCGGAAGCTTATGAGCGTCTATTGCTTGATGTAATGCGCAATGATGCCACTTTGTTCATGCGCTACGATGAAGTAGAAGCGGCTTGGAAGTGGGTGGATGGAATCATGTCTGCTTGGAATCAAACGAGTGAGCGTCCAAAAGAATATGCTTCTGGTTCGTGGGGTCCTGCAGCGTCTATGGCGTTGCCAATTAAAGACGGCCGTAACTGGCACGACTACTAG
- the glk gene encoding glucokinase: protein MSHALIADLGGTNARFALVPIHQYEPLEVRVLPCKNYDNFFDAAADYIENCSISMDKIDAIVLAIAGPINQPVIQFSNNPWKFTRDEVQSYFGDNKPVALLNDFDAVGHCLEILTSEDMVVIGESSTVDPKGACWVVGAGTGLGISCVVPQDNGPNIVLPGEGGHVDLSACNDIEDDILKFLRTRHKRVSAERVLSGMGLENIYEALALREGIEKRLTAPEIGDALKLGNDPIATATLDQFFVFLGRVIGDLVLSVESRGGVYIAGGIVPRYLNEILKSNFRDAMQDKGRMEEFVSPIPTFVVMSEYPGLMGCACYASHLVSKA, encoded by the coding sequence ATGTCCCATGCTTTAATCGCCGATCTTGGTGGCACTAATGCGCGTTTTGCTTTGGTTCCTATCCATCAATATGAGCCTCTAGAAGTTAGAGTACTTCCTTGTAAAAATTACGATAATTTTTTTGATGCTGCAGCTGACTACATTGAAAATTGCAGTATTTCTATGGATAAAATAGATGCCATTGTTTTGGCGATTGCGGGCCCTATCAATCAGCCAGTGATACAGTTTTCTAATAATCCTTGGAAATTTACTCGTGATGAAGTGCAGTCCTATTTTGGTGATAATAAACCAGTTGCTTTATTAAACGATTTTGATGCCGTTGGACATTGCTTAGAAATCCTTACATCTGAAGATATGGTAGTCATTGGAGAAAGCTCAACAGTCGACCCTAAAGGTGCTTGTTGGGTGGTTGGGGCTGGAACTGGCTTAGGGATATCCTGTGTTGTTCCTCAAGACAATGGGCCTAATATTGTTTTGCCTGGCGAGGGTGGTCATGTTGACTTATCTGCTTGCAATGACATCGAAGACGACATTCTAAAATTTCTTCGGACGCGCCATAAGCGGGTTTCAGCTGAGCGTGTTTTGTCCGGTATGGGGCTTGAAAATATATACGAAGCACTGGCATTGCGAGAAGGGATTGAAAAACGCTTAACCGCCCCTGAGATTGGCGACGCGCTAAAGCTTGGCAATGACCCAATAGCGACTGCCACTTTAGATCAGTTTTTTGTGTTTTTAGGACGAGTGATCGGAGACCTAGTGTTGTCGGTTGAGTCTCGCGGTGGCGTTTATATCGCCGGTGGGATTGTGCCTCGTTATTTAAATGAGATTCTTAAAAGTAATTTCCGTGATGCGATGCAAGACAAAGGTCGTATGGAAGAGTTTGTTTCCCCTATTCCGACTTTTGTTGTTATGTCTGAATACCCAGGGCTGATGGGGTGTGCATGTTATGCGTCCCATCTTGTGTCGAAAGCCTAG